GATCAACGGTCCAGCCTCTCAGCCTCTCGTGTCAGGCAGTGCAGTGTTTTTACAGTACGCTGGGATTCGGAAAGTGTTTCATTAAATGTACTACCAGAGGCACCCAAACCTACATGCGATTAAAAACCTTCCATCCAACCAACAGTTCACTCTCCAACCAAATCAGGCACTTCGTTTACTATCTCCAAACACCATTAGACCTCACAGCTGATCCTCACGCATGCAGCACCAGTCCTACTTGCCAAATACCGTGCATTCCTCAATCCAAGGGTCATTGTCACTTGCCCAACCTCACTCATCGACAATTTGACCACACGAATACTCATCGAAAACATTCAGCATTGAACCCGCTCTCTCTGCATTAACACCTTATTGCACCGAAGGAGTTCTTGACAACTAAATTGGTCAGTTTCTCGTGTAAAAACTGGGAAAAGTCAAAAGGTTTGTCGTCGTCAGAAGATATAAACTGTCTGCTCTGCTCTACTGCCGAATGGAAATtaaacttaaaaagaaaaactcatAAATAGCAAGaggaacaaaacacacaaacgttTGGTATAACACAAGCTGATCTAAGTAAGAGAAGTTTAGAACTGTCCATTTCGCACCCATGGCATTGTATTCTAACAGTCATCTTTATGCACCTCGCCTTGCAGTAAGGCTTCGAGCGATACACAATGCGTCATCGATGGCTGTAGGTGGCcttgtttaaaaataaagattaagATATCATTCATTGTCTGTGTTCAGAGTGCAGAGTTATGCTTCTTACGGTCTGGCTGAATGACTGTGAGGAACCATTGGTTTTAAAGGGAGACAGAAGAGTAACCGCTAAGGCAGCCTGCCGTTTTTGAGGGGAGAAAAAGGCGAAGCTTTTGTTTTTTACGAGCATACTCGAATAACATGTTGCCATGGCAATCACACATTAGTTCGACAGAGaaataacacatacagtattgtaTCTAGACAAGCTGAAAActcacaaacaaacatgtaaaaCCGACTACAATATAAACCAGCAACATTAGGCTCAACGTGAGGCTACGGAGCAAGTCAGGTCCTCACTGGTTCTGCTTACATCCATGCACCAAAAAATCATCAGTTTTTGTATTCCCTGCTGCTCCGCCATTCTTATAAACacagggagagggggagggaggggggggcgaAATAAACTGTCAAAACTGGGGAGGCGAATATGAGACTTGCTAGCTTTAGAAAGAAGACAGAATCCATTGTGATTTAAGTACAGCAGAGGAGGTGAGAGAGATGCGTGGGCAGTAGCACAGAAACAATTGGCTGGTTTCAAATTGCATAATGTGGCTGTAACTCCTCTCTGGCTTATTATTACATCCTTACGCAACCTGCGGTCGCAGCCGTCGTCATCGAGTGCTCCAGTGACCAAAGCTGCACCAGCACgaggagaggggggggtcaCTCTGTGTGATGAGACGAGGCGGCTGATGGAAGTCGGACACTAAAAGACTGGGAAAGATGGAGGGATGTAGGGGGAGCGTTCAGGCGAAATACATGGTCGTCAGTGTGTCGTGGTGGATCTGAACAGCCTTGGCCAGCGCCTGGGGGTCCCTGCCGTTACTCTGCCCTGAGACGTGGCTGCCCTCCGCACTGTCAGGAGGAAATGACAGCGGgaaacattgtaaaaaataaaaataaaataaaaaaactagatTTTGCCATTAAGTAATCTGCACTAAAAAGTGAATTCcacttaaaaaatgtatcaagTAAATTCCtgctacataaaaaaaaaaggtgtgttaAAGCTACTTCATGgtacaaaaagtaaataaaagaaattgatATTCTTAAGTCATTACGACATATTACAACTTCCCTAGCGACTAACTCAGTAGCTCAGGGTTGTGCGAGCTCACCTCGTCACACTTTATACAATGAAATGTTCTGAATACATTTGTATTGAATTTTCCAGCTGGTACTATACTTGATATTCTAGTTGCTTTTTCACACATGCTTAAGTTGTtgttatctgacattaaatCTAACTTAAAACGTAAAGTGTTTCTCCCCACCTGTCGTGTTCTTTGTCAACCAGGTGGTAGCGGGCACGGAAGGCCACCAGGTGGGCGTAGTAAGCCGGTGCTGGGATGGAGACGGAGCGCGTGCAGCGGACGTAGGTGTGGCACAGCTGGTAGGTGAGGAGCTGGAACTCGTCGCCGGTGAAACAGTTGTCGTCCCACAGAACGTGGTAGTGGGAAGGCCGGCTCGTACCCTGGAGGGAGGGAAGCCAAATTAATCGCACCCAAGAGAAGGCAGCTCCATGGAGAGAGGACAAACAATGAGCGGCTAAAATCAGGTGGAGCGGGGGAGTCCTGGTTGCTGGAAAGTTCATCCAACCACTGCTGCTGAAGTGTGGTTGTTGAGGAAGATAAAATATCCCTTGAAATTATTTCGCTGGTTGGTCTAAGTATGCATACCATACAGTAAGCACAATAGTTCAATCagtttaaagacattttcagtATAGCTTGAAAAAGGCCTTAAAGCCACAATCTGAAAACCACAAGTGTACTACAGTAATTTCAGTATGTGCAGTTAAAGGTAATGCAAACATAGGAAGGAATACCTATGTTATTGCACCATGCTATTCTGCCCCGAACTCTGACTTCAAAAAGTGAGAACATCATTATTAGTTTTCACCCTCATGGcccaaaatttaaaaaaaaatcatctcacTCGTCTTTGTCTTGAGTTATTTTTTAAGAGCAATGATATTTTCATCCTGCAATGAATCAAATCACTATAAAACTATGGTGCTCGATGTTATTGGTTGTTTTTTCAGTAAGTTTAGGGTTTCCAGTGATTTTGCCTGACAGTCTGGGTCTGACAGTCTTCGACCCACGAAGCCTACCTGGATTCCAGCGTGACTGCAGAGGTAAAAGTCAAACTCGTAGGGGTGGGTGATGTCTGTGTCCACCGTGGTGCCGGCAGGAATGTTTCCACTTCGTCCAACCTGCGAGATCATTTAACAAATTGATTTAAGAGAAGTTCAAACTGCCTGAAAAATCCCCTTCATAAGCCTTAGCAGTGACCCTGATACCGAATCCTTCTTTAATCTCCCTTTTTCCCCCGTTGGTAGATAACCCAATTAACCAAATCAAGTGAGTAGGGCAGCCATAATGATTACAAGACTCTCAGAGTACCACTGGTATTGTCATTCCTTTGTGTTACTCACCCGCTCGTTGCGATCTGCACAGAAGAGACGCGTGTGATGGCGTTTCTGTACTACTATGTAAGTAATTCCCGGCTGGTATTCCTTCTCTAGACTGATGCAGGCCTCCCTGATGGCCAGCAGCTCATAGTACAGCACCTGCacggaaaaacacaaaaagttgATGCAGAGGCAGATTGAAGAGTAAGATTTAGACATCTACTACATAGCAGAATAACTTTACTAATATTAAGACAACCTGCAGCTTGTCACGACCTTAAGATCCTGTGCTCActccataaaaaaaagaaacaaacattaaaagatttaagcagaattattattattttttgttttttttatacttgtCTGAACTGTCCCTCTGACACTCCGTCCCTGTAGAAGATTATCCTGGTTGGCTTGTAGCGGGTAGATTTGTAGAACTGGATCAAGAGCTCTCGCACCATGGAGGCTAAGTCCTGGATGACCTCCTGTCTGGGCCGCTGGACCCGCACCGTAGCGCAGTACCTGCTGGGGTGGGCGTCCATGCTGCCCACCACCTGTAGAGGCACAACACCAGTCAAATGTATCAGAAACGCAATTATATGCAAAAGCATTGTAACTTAAGAGCATTGAGGAAACAATGTTTCTGTCCTTTCCACCAAAGAATGTAAGTAATACAACAACACTAAATTACAGTTGTAATATGGTATAAACACTCAAATTAGGCCCTAAGATTATATATTGAACACTGTTCTGTACTGGGAGTCTGTTTTTGTCGGTATCAGCAGGGGGAAAAAGCTACAGCCAGGCTTTTAAACATACAGCTTTGTACTGCATTAACAGTGCTAAGGGTCGAAATAACCAATCAACAGTAGCACCAAAATAGTTACTCAAAGTCTGAAATTATTTAAGGGAGAGTAAAATTTGACTGATACGAGTTTTGTTAAGTGAAGAGAAAATACGAAATTGTTGGCCAAAAAACTAAGAGTCTCACCGCTGCAATAGATGGCTTTTTCCCATCTCCTGCTGGAGGATGAGTGACATCAGCCCCGAGGAAGATGACAGGCTGCTGGAACACAGAGGGCCTGGATGGACAACAAGAGGCTCAACATTATCTCACGGTCAATCTGTCATGTTGCAACAGTCTTTTAGACAGCCAACAGATCACAGGCAAAGAGATCACAGagtaagccaaaaaaaaaaagaatgatgttaatgtgacaaaaatatatgtaaatgCTAATAAAAAGATAAGCCCCAGCAGCAAGAACCCAGAAGGTCTTCATAGCGCTCAACAGcgtggttccggaagtaaaaatcccaatgattttctccataagggttttgattatcagccataatgtctaaaccagggttcttcaatgttttttatgcCAAGGACCCCCTTAACAGAGTGAggtggagcagggaccccctactacatattatatcaaattaagttgcatattaaattgagcctacaataatgtgtagggcagcctaaagcctttacacatacattTATAGTGCATAATACCTTGTTGGCATGATATTATCAATTATGTTACAATGTTAAAAATGCATGTGGCAGAGTTCATCCTTATTAACTGCGGATGGCTATATTAGTgattacctataggccagtaatcCTATCATcaatgggttgttttttttccacaaataggctgatttatatttgctaatatgttggattcacgttaagacattttcattcaggccccggaccccctgttgaagatctctggtctaaaccatccgaggcaGACTGACCACAAGCTACGAGGTTGTGTAAGgaaagtttctgctcctgtaaaaAGCCAGAGGTCCGTATGAAATCCAACTTgtattaagaaaaacatgttttaatcgcgatcttatggagaaaaactacactacccacaatcctaagcgtaacagcgacgtctgtgattggtccaacttgctgttaccatggaaacgtTTACCGTATCCCAGGAAACCGCGAACGGCTAGGTTGAGATTCTAACATTcaagtctatgatagtttctctacacagtcttgtacctttgcctttttcaagatgtttttttgttttatattcacAATTCATcttgtagctggttggcttggtttcAGGCTtcaaactctttatataagcaatTTCTGAAACCTCAATGAAACAACTGAATGGGGGGGGGAACACTTCCTGGAACCAGAGCCATTAAAAAGCTCTATTTGCTGTGTTAATTTTACCGTTGGTGTGGAACCAGGATGTTGTTGATGCCTCCCAGCTTGACGTTGATCTTGAGGCAGAGGTTTGAGAGGGTCTGGGGGGACGTCTTCACTACGTTCTTCACCTGCACACACTGAGTGGCCATGCCAAGGAGGGTGTCACCCACCCGCTTAACCTCAGCTGTGGGTAGGAGAGATTGGATATTCGTTTGACTCTGCCATCACTGTTTACTGTGTGTAGTTAAATGCCTCACAGTAGCCTCACTTCATTCATAATATGAATGAAGCGAGGCTACTTTATGTTTGTCTAGCAGAAGCCTAGAGGCCAGAGGTTTAGTACCAACCTTTCTATGACTGACTTCTTGATTTCGTTTTTTTGTTACTGTTGTTTTAGGAATAGTTACTTTTGTACCATAGACAGGTGTTTTCCCAGGCAGGATTACGATGATGAGCTGCAGCCCGGCGTAGGTGTTCTTCAGGTGTCTGAACATGGGCTCCACGCTGTCGGCTCCCTGGGCGTATTTACAGAAACACGGCTGGCCTTGGATTGGCATCCCAGCATCCTTTGAGATTTTACGTAGCTGGTCAGTGAAGCTCCTGAgcatgaagaaaaagaaaattgccaTACACAAAGACTTGTTTTAATGTAACTGCCAGCAGAACATGGATTTATTGTGATCTATGGATGGAAAGTCTGCAATTCTACTTGTCCTGTGAAGAGTAACTAATCTGTGATcaaactatatatttattttttttattcttaaaaaaaaaaaagattttctgaAACTGAAATACCCTAGtataattaatctaaattaatctatGTTAAACTCTTTAATCCTTAAAATAAAGACCTTGTTCtctatttatttaaatacatttgactgGTTTCTTTAAAAGGAGAGATTTTCTTCATAGCTTCCAGATCCTTTTTTGGTTCACATACAAATATGTGTATTATCTTACCTTTAATCATCCTTTAAGTTTTACCACTCCAACTAAACAAAAAATTTCCCTTTGTGAACTCACTTAAGGATCTCTTCTCTGCACTGCCTCTGGGTGGCAAAGCAGGCGATGGCCCACATCTTGATCTCCACTCCCGTGTGAAACTGCTTCCCCCTCATGTCCCACACCCCGTGGCTGGGTGTGGCCACCGTGCGGTTCTGCAAGGACAGTGCAGGGTTGATCTGCTGGGACTggcagtcacacaaacacatacagtacaaaaggGACATAGACAATGCATGGATTTAAAGATTCAAATGATTCAGGCAGCCAGTGGGATCTCAAGATCAAGGCCTACAGATTATTTGATAGGATGACAGTGATTGATTGGCTGATCATGGCATTGGAgaaaaattcttttttttaaatttattttgtctgtggttgcttctgattggctcatgCATTTAGCGTGTATTGCGgaacaaaaaatgtttatggCAGACATGCAAAACAGAGACCTGATGTCCTACAACATCATGCATGCGtataaaacagataaaacaaCAGCAAATTCTAAAAGTAGAAGTTCACGgacaaaaagaagagaaaagatgCGAGAGATGTAAACAGAAAGAACTGTGGTTTACAGTGTGGGCAcatcaaatgtgaggaaaaactATAGATTGTTATTACAGGCTTTGGCCTATTTAAAATGTTGGTCAAACTGATGAACGAGTTTCACGATACATGTCACTGATCACTACTAAAGTATCATAATATCATCAGAGTTTTTGGTTTTGGGGCTGAGATTCCAAACCACCAAATGTCAAGTCAGTATTATTATTCCAATTTCAGTTTTCTAGACAAGCTGGAGGAACCCCTGCTgtctcaaagacacacacagagacatgttGAGAGACAGAGCCAGACAAGCAAATGAAGCGTGATTTAAAGGGAAGGTACCATAAATGGTTCAGAGCTCACCCTGCCGCCATACTGCAGCATGGGGGCCGGCAGGACGCGACCCGTCACCTGAGCCATCTCGTCTCGCACGCGGAACTGAAACTCCTGGACGAACGGGTCGGCCTCGTAATTTGCACTCCTCACCTGAGAGGAaagaacattatttttttattcaacaggAAAAAGGCACAAAAAGAGCAAGCTTTGTGCCGTTTTATCTCTCATCCACAGGATACTCACCAGCCTGCTGAtctcctcctgtctgtctggTGCAGAGCGGGCTGTTGCTTTGATCATGGTCGACGTCTGGTTGTCGGTTAGCTTTTTAATGCAGCGCTGTCCAGGTACAATGTTGCACACCTAAATAGAAAAACGGAAGTTTAGGATAATCCATCTTTTAACCCTGCCTGACATTGTGTTCACGTTAGCCGATTTCTTGTGCGATTTAGCCATTTACTGTTGACACGGCAGCTGCAGTAGCGGTTGGAGCAGTAAACTTATTAACGTTTACTTTTTTCTGTCACTGTATGTCATAAATGATCTGAACAAATCTGAGATGTGGGCTGCAATTTAGAGGTCTGGAACTAGGCTAAAGTTGACACATTCTGAGACTCAACATCATCAAGTAATGTGTTGGATACTTAAATGTGATTTATTATTGATGGTACTGATTGTATTTGGATATTCCTGGTTTATGagtaaaagaagaaatgagCTTTGACTGTCTGAAACAGACGGGTATTTTCTTTACTGATTTAACTCCCAAATACAAATTTTACTAGCATTTGGCAGTGGAATCATACAGTTACCATCAGTCCTTACCTCCAGGGGCAGGTAGGTGTGTTTCTGTTCCTGGCCCACCTGCAGACAAGGCAGGTGGGGGTACTTCAGCTGCAGGCTGTACTTCTCTCTGAAGTATTGCGCCACTGTACGTTCAACTGTTTGACCGCTCTCAAGCTGCAACGGAAATCTGTGGATTTTAAGGCAACAAGAATCTCATGTTCATGTGAGTCAAGCTTTGATTGTGAGTTAACAGCAACTGGGGTGCTGTATGTAGAAACGTACGTCTGGAGGCTGGCAGGGCGTCGGGTTACATTGCAGACTCTGTACTTCCTGCGCATGGTTCCACAGTGTGTCACTTCCACTTTAAGACCTGTGAAGATGGTGGAATAAGCTTCAGCAACTTTTAAGTGACTAAAGCTTTTATTCATAGAGTGGAACAACTTAATAGGCTTAAATGCCTACTTCACCAAGGTGCAGCTTTCATCTGTACCACCTTTATGCATTAAATAAACGGTCAAAACATACAAAGCATCCAACAATGAATAGTCTACCAACATCAGAAAGCGGCAGTAGTTTCAACACCACACAAAGCCGTGCAGGGCAAGGCCTCGTAATGCAGCATAGTGACAACATGCGTGGCCTTTCCTTGGTGACATACCTTTGATCTCTTTGGTGAACTTGACCCTGTGGGAGTCAGTGAGAGGGCGGGGCTGCTCGTCAATGTTGTGAATGTCCAGGACCTCACACATGAACTGGATGACTGGCTGGGCTTTATAAAAAGCTGTGGCTGACACTGAAAAGATACGGGACGAGATCAAAATCACTAAGGCAATAGCTCAGCTAGAGGTGGATGAGAGTTTATTTAGAGCCATGAAGCACACACGCTGCTTTTTGCATAAACACTGGAAACGGGGgaacagctagcatggctctgtccAGAGGGTGCTGATGACTAGTATAATAGTCCAGCTCATAACCCCATGTAAAACCAcaaagtgttgtttttaatcCTGTAAGAAAAACAATATCCAACGAGTTAATTACTGAATTTTAAAAAGGTGCTggtagatggattttgaatCCTTTGGACAGAGTGAGGCTAgccgtttccccctgtttccagtctttatgctaagcagATTCTGATTATAGCCTTATGTTTACTGCACATTGATTTTCTCAttcaactctcagcaagaaagtgaatgagcgtatttcccaaaatgtcaaactattccctGTTCCCAGGTTCCACAGTGCTTACTCACCATCAATGTTGAGCATCATTTTCCACATGGCTGGCCGTACTGACTGGTGGAAGCCAAA
Above is a window of Sander vitreus isolate 19-12246 chromosome 14, sanVit1, whole genome shotgun sequence DNA encoding:
- the ago3b gene encoding protein argonaute-3 isoform X2, with product MEIGTTGDDGAAAEAQALFALPRRPGFGTLGKPIKLLANCFQVDIPKIDVYLYEVDIKPDKCPRRVNREVVDSMVQHFKVTIFGDCLPVYDGKRSLYTATPLPVATGGVDLDVTLPGDGGKDRPFKVTIKFVSLVSWHMLHEVLTGRGVAEPVNLEKPISTNPVHAVDVVLRHLPSMKYTPVGRSFFSSPEGYDHPLGGGREVWFGFHQSVRPAMWKMMLNIDVSATAFYKAQPVIQFMCEVLDIHNIDEQPRPLTDSHRVKFTKEIKGLKVEVTHCGTMRRKYRVCNVTRRPASLQTFPLQLESGQTVERTVAQYFREKYSLQLKYPHLPCLQVGQEQKHTYLPLEVCNIVPGQRCIKKLTDNQTSTMIKATARSAPDRQEEISRLVRSANYEADPFVQEFQFRVRDEMAQVTGRVLPAPMLQYGGRSQQINPALSLQNRTVATPSHGVWDMRGKQFHTGVEIKMWAIACFATQRQCREEILKSFTDQLRKISKDAGMPIQGQPCFCKYAQGADSVEPMFRHLKNTYAGLQLIIVILPGKTPVYAEVKRVGDTLLGMATQCVQVKNVVKTSPQTLSNLCLKINVKLGGINNILVPHQRPSVFQQPVIFLGADVTHPPAGDGKKPSIAAVVGSMDAHPSRYCATVRVQRPRQEVIQDLASMVRELLIQFYKSTRYKPTRIIFYRDGVSEGQFRQVLYYELLAIREACISLEKEYQPGITYIVVQKRHHTRLFCADRNERVGRSGNIPAGTTVDTDITHPYEFDFYLCSHAGIQGTSRPSHYHVLWDDNCFTGDEFQLLTYQLCHTYVRCTRSVSIPAPAYYAHLVAFRARYHLVDKEHDSAEGSHVSGQSNGRDPQALAKAVQIHHDTLTTMYFA
- the ago3b gene encoding protein argonaute-3 isoform X4 — translated: MEIGTTGDDGAAAEAQALFALPRRPGFGTLGKPIKLLANCFQVDIPKIDVYLYEVDIKPDKCPRRVNREVVDSMVQHFKVTIFGDCLPVYDGKRSLYTATPLPVATGGVDLDVTLPGDGGKDRPFKVTIKFVSLVSWHMLHEVLTGRGVAEPVNLEKPISTNPVHAVDVVLRHLPSMKYTPVGRSFFSSPEGYDHPLGGGREVWFGFHQSVRPAMWKMMLNIDVSATAFYKAQPVIQFMCEVLDIHNIDEQPRPLTDSHRVKFTKEIKGLKVEVTHCGTMRRKYRVCNVTRRPASLQTFPLQLESGQTVERTVAQYFREKYSLQLKYPHLPCLQVGQEQKHTYLPLEVCNIVPGQRCIKKLTDNQTSTMIKATARSAPDRQEEISRLVRSANYEADPFVQEFQFRVRDEMAQVTGRVLPAPMLQYGGRNRTVATPSHGVWDMRGKQFHTGVEIKMWAIACFATQRQCREEILKSFTDQLRKISKDAGMPIQGQPCFCKYAQGADSVEPMFRHLKNTYAGLQLIIVILPGKTPVYAEVKRVGDTLLGMATQCVQVKNVVKTSPQTLSNLCLKINVKLGGINNILVPHQRPSVFQQPVIFLGADVTHPPAGDGKKPSIAAVVGSMDAHPSRYCATVRVQRPRQEVIQDLASMVRELLIQFYKSTRYKPTRIIFYRDGVSEGQFRQVLYYELLAIREACISLEKEYQPGITYIVVQKRHHTRLFCADRNERVGRSGNIPAGTTVDTDITHPYEFDFYLCSHAGIQGTSRPSHYHVLWDDNCFTGDEFQLLTYQLCHTYVRCTRSVSIPAPAYYAHLVAFRARYHLVDKEHDSAEGSHVSGQSNGRDPQALAKAVQIHHDTLTTMYFA
- the ago3b gene encoding protein argonaute-3 isoform X3, whose protein sequence is MEIGTTGDDGAAAEAQALFALPRRPGFGTLGKPIKLLANCFQVDIPKIDVYLYEVDIKPDKCPRRVNREVVDSMVQHFKVTIFGDCLPVYDGKRSLYTATPLPVATGGVDLDVTLPGDGGKDRPFKVTIKFVSLVSWHMLHEVLTGRGVAEPVNLEKPISTNPVHAVDVVLRHLPSMKYTPVGRSFFSSPEGYDHPLGGGREVWFGFHQSVRPAMWKMMLNIDVSATAFYKAQPVIQFMCEVLDIHNIDEQPRPLTDSHRVKFTKEIKGLKVEVTHCGTMRRKYRVCNVTRRPASLQTFPLQLESGQTVERTVAQYFREKYSLQLKYPHLPCLQVGQEQKHTYLPLEVCNIVPGQRCIKKLTDNQTSTMIKATARSAPDRQEEISRLVRSANYEADPFVQEFQFRVRDEMAQVTGRVLPAPMLQYGGRVSSEPFMNRTVATPSHGVWDMRGKQFHTGVEIKMWAIACFATQRQCREEILKSFTDQLRKISKDAGMPIQGQPCFCKYAQGADSVEPMFRHLKNTYAGLQLIIVILPGKTPVYAEVKRVGDTLLGMATQCVQVKNVVKTSPQTLSNLCLKINVKLGGINNILVPHQRPSVFQQPVIFLGADVTHPPAGDGKKPSIAAVVGSMDAHPSRYCATVRVQRPRQEVIQDLASMVRELLIQFYKSTRYKPTRIIFYRDGVSEGQFRQVLYYELLAIREACISLEKEYQPGITYIVVQKRHHTRLFCADRNERVGRSGNIPAGTTVDTDITHPYEFDFYLCSHAGIQGTSRPSHYHVLWDDNCFTGDEFQLLTYQLCHTYVRCTRSVSIPAPAYYAHLVAFRARYHLVDKEHDSAEGSHVSGQSNGRDPQALAKAVQIHHDTLTTMYFA
- the ago3b gene encoding protein argonaute-3 isoform X1; this translates as MEIGTTGDDGAAAEAQALFALPRRPGFGTLGKPIKLLANCFQVDIPKIDVYLYEVDIKPDKCPRRVNREVVDSMVQHFKVTIFGDCLPVYDGKRSLYTATPLPVATGGVDLDVTLPGDGGKDRPFKVTIKFVSLVSWHMLHEVLTGRGVAEPVNLEKPISTNPVHAVDVVLRHLPSMKYTPVGRSFFSSPEGYDHPLGGGREVWFGFHQSVRPAMWKMMLNIDVSATAFYKAQPVIQFMCEVLDIHNIDEQPRPLTDSHRVKFTKEIKGLKVEVTHCGTMRRKYRVCNVTRRPASLQTFPLQLESGQTVERTVAQYFREKYSLQLKYPHLPCLQVGQEQKHTYLPLEVCNIVPGQRCIKKLTDNQTSTMIKATARSAPDRQEEISRLVRSANYEADPFVQEFQFRVRDEMAQVTGRVLPAPMLQYGGRVSSEPFMSQQINPALSLQNRTVATPSHGVWDMRGKQFHTGVEIKMWAIACFATQRQCREEILKSFTDQLRKISKDAGMPIQGQPCFCKYAQGADSVEPMFRHLKNTYAGLQLIIVILPGKTPVYAEVKRVGDTLLGMATQCVQVKNVVKTSPQTLSNLCLKINVKLGGINNILVPHQRPSVFQQPVIFLGADVTHPPAGDGKKPSIAAVVGSMDAHPSRYCATVRVQRPRQEVIQDLASMVRELLIQFYKSTRYKPTRIIFYRDGVSEGQFRQVLYYELLAIREACISLEKEYQPGITYIVVQKRHHTRLFCADRNERVGRSGNIPAGTTVDTDITHPYEFDFYLCSHAGIQGTSRPSHYHVLWDDNCFTGDEFQLLTYQLCHTYVRCTRSVSIPAPAYYAHLVAFRARYHLVDKEHDSAEGSHVSGQSNGRDPQALAKAVQIHHDTLTTMYFA